The Listeria sp. PSOL-1 genome includes a region encoding these proteins:
- the pepF gene encoding oligoendopeptidase F: protein MPKDKNELPLREYVAVSLTWDLETIFSSDKKWEEAFQNVEELNKQSESYKGTLKNSATNLLQALQFRDRLFNQLENVYVYAHLKMDQDTTNAKYQGFYGRASSLIAKVNSSLAFFDPEILAIDEPILDSFLTESDELKKYRHLLNELNLNRPYILSEKEEKILASASEVLGSSAKTFNTLNNADIAFPTIKDETGKDIKITHGRYGKLIESENRDVREAAFKGIYSVYGGLKNTLASTLNGQIKKANFYARTRGYQSARESALSNNHIPETVYDTLLKTVKAHLPLFHRYIKLRKDLLNLKELRMYDLYAPLLSDVKLEFTYDEAKKVVLEGLKPLGEEYQSILEKAFNSRWIDVVENKGKRSGAYSSGAYGTNPYILLNWQDNINNVFTLAHELGHSVHSYYTRKNQPYVYGDYSIFLAEIASTTNENLLMDYLLKKYNHDKTIKAYLLNYYLDGFKGTVFRQTQFADFEHAIHQADQNGEALTAEFLTDLYFKINEKYYGKAMTYDQEIGYEWSRIPHFYMNYYVFQYATGYSAAAALSTKIIEEGASAVTGYLTFLKSGSSDYPIEIMKRTGVDMTTSKFIEDALKVFEKRLDELEQLV, encoded by the coding sequence ATGCCTAAAGATAAAAATGAATTACCGTTAAGAGAATATGTGGCAGTATCACTTACTTGGGACTTAGAAACAATCTTTTCAAGTGATAAAAAATGGGAAGAGGCATTCCAAAATGTTGAAGAGTTGAACAAGCAAAGTGAAAGCTATAAAGGAACGCTAAAAAATAGTGCGACAAATTTATTACAAGCTTTGCAGTTTCGAGATCGATTATTTAATCAATTAGAGAATGTATATGTCTATGCACACCTTAAAATGGATCAGGATACAACAAATGCCAAATACCAAGGTTTTTATGGTCGTGCGAGTAGTTTAATCGCAAAAGTCAATTCAAGTTTAGCGTTTTTTGATCCTGAAATTTTAGCAATTGATGAACCAATATTAGACTCTTTCTTAACAGAAAGTGATGAATTAAAAAAATATCGTCATTTATTAAATGAATTAAACTTAAATCGACCATATATTTTATCAGAAAAAGAAGAAAAGATTTTAGCGAGTGCCAGTGAAGTACTTGGAAGCTCAGCAAAGACATTCAATACATTAAATAATGCTGATATTGCATTTCCAACAATCAAAGATGAGACTGGAAAAGATATTAAAATCACACATGGCAGATACGGAAAATTAATCGAAAGTGAGAATAGGGACGTTCGGGAAGCTGCCTTTAAAGGGATTTATTCTGTATACGGCGGATTAAAAAACACGCTCGCTTCAACGCTTAACGGTCAAATAAAAAAAGCCAACTTTTATGCTAGAACACGTGGTTACCAGTCTGCACGCGAATCAGCACTATCTAATAACCATATCCCAGAAACTGTTTATGACACACTCCTTAAAACAGTAAAAGCTCATCTACCTCTTTTTCACAGATACATCAAATTAAGAAAAGATTTACTCAATTTAAAGGAGCTAAGAATGTATGACTTATATGCACCACTTTTAAGCGATGTAAAGCTTGAGTTTACATATGATGAAGCAAAAAAGGTAGTGTTAGAGGGTCTTAAGCCTTTAGGTGAAGAATATCAATCGATTTTAGAAAAAGCATTTAACAGCAGATGGATTGATGTAGTCGAAAATAAAGGAAAAAGAAGTGGCGCCTATTCTTCAGGAGCTTACGGTACAAACCCCTATATTTTATTAAATTGGCAAGATAATATTAACAATGTATTTACTTTAGCACATGAATTAGGCCATAGCGTTCATAGTTATTACACACGTAAAAATCAACCTTATGTATATGGCGATTACTCTATTTTCCTTGCTGAAATTGCATCAACTACAAATGAAAATTTATTGATGGATTACCTACTTAAGAAATACAATCATGACAAAACAATAAAAGCTTATTTGCTTAATTACTATCTCGATGGCTTTAAAGGTACAGTCTTCAGACAAACCCAATTTGCCGATTTTGAACATGCCATCCATCAAGCTGATCAAAATGGTGAAGCCTTAACAGCAGAATTTCTGACAGATTTATATTTTAAAATCAATGAAAAATATTATGGTAAGGCAATGACATATGATCAAGAAATCGGTTATGAATGGTCAAGAATACCTCACTTTTATATGAATTATTATGTTTTTCAATATGCAACGGGCTATTCTGCAGCTGCAGCTCTTAGTACTAAAATTATTGAAGAAGGAGCTTCCGCTGTTACTGGCTATTTAACGTTTTTAAAATCGGGGAGCTCAGATTATCCAATTGAAATTATGAAACGCACAGGAGTAGACATGACGACATCGAAATTTATTGAAGACGCATTAAAAGTTTTTGAAAAACGTCTAGATGAGCTAGAACAATTAGTATAA
- a CDS encoding DUF2335 domain-containing protein, which translates to MASQNIEKNTSVEKDCNDVALEEVLEADEAVGQILEKMSDKTRLLVEQKVEKTLYSGPLPPADQIKKYEEAMPGAADRIFKMAENQATHRQTMETEKMSLTKDLNQRLVKNEIKNNSRGLLFGFIITLVFAFGGFLLILLDKPVSGFVSLIVTVASLAGAFIYRKRKQQDDDNENHQDDKKDE; encoded by the coding sequence ATGGCATCACAGAATATCGAAAAAAATACGAGCGTTGAAAAAGACTGTAATGATGTGGCGTTAGAAGAAGTTCTCGAAGCTGATGAAGCTGTTGGTCAAATTTTAGAAAAGATGAGTGACAAAACACGATTACTCGTTGAACAGAAAGTTGAAAAAACTTTATATAGCGGACCTTTACCTCCTGCTGATCAAATAAAAAAATACGAAGAAGCTATGCCAGGAGCTGCAGACAGAATTTTCAAAATGGCTGAAAATCAAGCGACTCATCGTCAAACAATGGAAACGGAAAAGATGAGCCTAACTAAAGATTTGAATCAAAGATTGGTTAAAAATGAAATAAAAAATAACTCTCGAGGATTACTATTTGGTTTCATTATTACTCTTGTGTTTGCGTTTGGCGGTTTCTTATTAATCTTATTAGATAAGCCTGTATCAGGTTTTGTTTCTCTTATTGTCACTGTCGCATCTTTAGCAGGAGCATTTATTTATCGAAAAAGAAAACAGCAAGACGACGATAACGAAAATCATCAAGATGATAAAAAGGACGAATAG